In one Brassica oleracea var. oleracea cultivar TO1000 chromosome C9, BOL, whole genome shotgun sequence genomic region, the following are encoded:
- the LOC106317524 gene encoding amino acid permease 1 isoform X1, translating to MKSFNTDQHGHSAAESADVYAMSDPTKNVDDDGREKRTGTWLTASAHIITAVIGSGVLSLAWAIAQLGWIAGTLILIIFSFITYFTSTMLADCYRAPDPLTGKRNYTYMDVVRSYLGGRKVQLCGVAQYGNLIGITVGYTITASISLVAIGKANCYHNKGHHADCTISNYPYMAAFGIIQILLSQIPNFHKLSFLSLMAAVMSFAYASIGIGLAIATVAGGKVGKTNMTGTVVGVDVTAAQKIWRSFQAVGDIAFAYAYATVLIEIQDTLRSSPAENKAMKRASFVGVSTTTFFYILCGCLGYAAFGNKAPGDFLTDFGFYEPFWLIDFANACIAFHLIGAYQVKPNPKGEKDCFVFELSRSLANEKETYFLQVFAQPIFQFVEKKCNRNWPDNKFITSEYSVNIPFLGKFNINLFRLVWRTAYVVITTLVAMIFPFFNAILGLIGAASFWPLTVYFPVEMHIAQTKVKKYSPRWIGLKMLCWVCLIVSLLAAAGSIAGLISSVKTYKPFRTIHE from the exons ATGAAGAGTTTCAACACCGATCAACACGGTCACTCCGCGGCGGAATCCGCCGACGTCTACGCCATGTCCGATCCCACAAAGAACGTTGATGACGATGGCCGAGAGAAGAGGACGGGGACGTGGCTTACGGCGAGTGCGCATATTATCACGGCGGTGATAGGCTCAGGAGTGTTGTCGTTGGCATGGGCCATAGCTCAGCTTGGTTGGATAGCAGGGACTTTGATTCTGATCATTTTCTCGTTTATCACGTACTTCACTTCTACGATGCTCGCTGATTGCTACCGTGCGCCGGATCCCCTCACCGGAAAACGAAACTACACTTACATGGACGTTGTTCGATCTTACCTCG GTGGTAGGAAAGTGCAGCTTTGTGGAGTGGCACAGTATGGGAATCTGATAGGAATCACTGTTGGGTACACCATCACTGCTTCTATTAGTTTGGT AGCGATCGGGAAAGCGAACTGTTACCACAATAAAGGGCACCATGCAGATTGTACAATATCAAACTATCCATATATGGCGGCCTTCGGGATCATTCAAATCCTTCTTAGCCAGATCCCCAACTTTCACAAGCTCTCTTTTCTCTCCCTTATGGCTGCGGTTATGTCTTTCGCTTACGCAAGTATTGGGATTGGCCTAGCCATCGCGACGGTCGCAG GTGGGAAAGTGGGTAAGACGAATATGACGGGAACGGTGGTAGGAGTTGATGTAACTGCGGCTCAGAAGATATGGAGATCGTTTCAAGCGGTTGGAGACATAGCGTTTGCATATGCTTACGCCACGGTTCTCATTGAGATTCAG GACACATTGAGATCTAGCCCAGCAGAGAACAAAGCTATGAAAAGAGCAAGTTTTGTGGGAGTATCAACCACCACTTTCTTCTACATCTTATGTGGTTGTCTTGGATATGCTGCATTTGGAAACAAAGCCCCTGGAGATTTCCTCACCGATTTCGGATTCTACGAGCCATTTTGGCTCATTGACTTTGCAAACGCTTGCATTGCTTTCCATCTCATTGGTGCCTATCAGGTAAAACCAAATCCAAAAGGAGAAAAAGATTGTTTTGTTTTTGAACTTTCTCGCAGTTTAGCTAATGAAAAAGAAACATACTTCTTGCAGGTGTTCGCGCAGCCCATATTCCAGTTTGTTGAGAAGAAATGCAATAGAAACTGGCCTGACAACAAGTTCATCACATCTGAATATTCAGTAAACATACCATTCCTTGGAAAATTTAACATCAACCTCTTCAGACTAGTGTGGAGGACAGCTTATGTGGTTATAACAACTTTGGTAGCTATGATATTCCCTTTCTTCAACGCCATCTTGGGTCTTATCGGAGCAGCTTCCTTCTGGCCTTTAACGGTTTATTTCCCCGTGGAGATGCACATAGCACAAACTAAGGTTAAGAAATACTCTCCTAGATGGATTGGGCTGAAAATGTTGTGCTGGGTTTGCTTGATCGTCTCCCTGTTAGCCGCTGCTGGATCCATCGCTGGACTGATAAGTAGTGTCAAGACATACAAGCCCTTCCGGACTATCCATGAGTGA
- the LOC106317524 gene encoding amino acid permease 1 isoform X2 — translation MKSFNTDQHGHSAAESADVYAMSDPTKNVDDDGREKRTGTWLTASAHIITAVIGSGVLSLAWAIAQLGWIAGTLILIIFSFITYFTSTMLADCYRAPDPLTGKRNYTYMDVVRSYLGGRKVQLCGVAQYGNLIGITVGYTITASISLVAIGKANCYHNKGHHADCTISNYPYMAAFGIIQILLSQIPNFHKLSFLSLMAAVMSFAYASIGIGLAIATVAGGKVGKTNMTGTVVGVDVTAAQKIWRSFQAVGDIAFAYAYATVLIEIQDTLRSSPAENKAMKRASFVGVSTTTFFYILCGCLGYAAFGNKAPGDFLTDFGFYEPFWLIDFANACIAFHLIGAYQVFAQPIFQFVEKKCNRNWPDNKFITSEYSVNIPFLGKFNINLFRLVWRTAYVVITTLVAMIFPFFNAILGLIGAASFWPLTVYFPVEMHIAQTKVKKYSPRWIGLKMLCWVCLIVSLLAAAGSIAGLISSVKTYKPFRTIHE, via the exons ATGAAGAGTTTCAACACCGATCAACACGGTCACTCCGCGGCGGAATCCGCCGACGTCTACGCCATGTCCGATCCCACAAAGAACGTTGATGACGATGGCCGAGAGAAGAGGACGGGGACGTGGCTTACGGCGAGTGCGCATATTATCACGGCGGTGATAGGCTCAGGAGTGTTGTCGTTGGCATGGGCCATAGCTCAGCTTGGTTGGATAGCAGGGACTTTGATTCTGATCATTTTCTCGTTTATCACGTACTTCACTTCTACGATGCTCGCTGATTGCTACCGTGCGCCGGATCCCCTCACCGGAAAACGAAACTACACTTACATGGACGTTGTTCGATCTTACCTCG GTGGTAGGAAAGTGCAGCTTTGTGGAGTGGCACAGTATGGGAATCTGATAGGAATCACTGTTGGGTACACCATCACTGCTTCTATTAGTTTGGT AGCGATCGGGAAAGCGAACTGTTACCACAATAAAGGGCACCATGCAGATTGTACAATATCAAACTATCCATATATGGCGGCCTTCGGGATCATTCAAATCCTTCTTAGCCAGATCCCCAACTTTCACAAGCTCTCTTTTCTCTCCCTTATGGCTGCGGTTATGTCTTTCGCTTACGCAAGTATTGGGATTGGCCTAGCCATCGCGACGGTCGCAG GTGGGAAAGTGGGTAAGACGAATATGACGGGAACGGTGGTAGGAGTTGATGTAACTGCGGCTCAGAAGATATGGAGATCGTTTCAAGCGGTTGGAGACATAGCGTTTGCATATGCTTACGCCACGGTTCTCATTGAGATTCAG GACACATTGAGATCTAGCCCAGCAGAGAACAAAGCTATGAAAAGAGCAAGTTTTGTGGGAGTATCAACCACCACTTTCTTCTACATCTTATGTGGTTGTCTTGGATATGCTGCATTTGGAAACAAAGCCCCTGGAGATTTCCTCACCGATTTCGGATTCTACGAGCCATTTTGGCTCATTGACTTTGCAAACGCTTGCATTGCTTTCCATCTCATTGGTGCCTATCAG GTGTTCGCGCAGCCCATATTCCAGTTTGTTGAGAAGAAATGCAATAGAAACTGGCCTGACAACAAGTTCATCACATCTGAATATTCAGTAAACATACCATTCCTTGGAAAATTTAACATCAACCTCTTCAGACTAGTGTGGAGGACAGCTTATGTGGTTATAACAACTTTGGTAGCTATGATATTCCCTTTCTTCAACGCCATCTTGGGTCTTATCGGAGCAGCTTCCTTCTGGCCTTTAACGGTTTATTTCCCCGTGGAGATGCACATAGCACAAACTAAGGTTAAGAAATACTCTCCTAGATGGATTGGGCTGAAAATGTTGTGCTGGGTTTGCTTGATCGTCTCCCTGTTAGCCGCTGCTGGATCCATCGCTGGACTGATAAGTAGTGTCAAGACATACAAGCCCTTCCGGACTATCCATGAGTGA